TGGTCTACCCGCTGCTGCTGGTCGCCGCCGGCCGGCTCAACCCGCTGCGCTTCTACGCCGGCGCCTGGCCCGCAATCGAGCTGGCGTTCGTCTCCCGGTCCTCGGTCGGGACGATGCCGGTGACCCAGCGGGCCGTCGAGCGTCTCGGTGTGCCCCGCGAGTACGCCTCCTTCGCCGTGCCGTTCGGCGCGACCACCAAGATGGACGGCTGCGCCGCCGTCTACCCCGCCCTGGCCGCGATCTTCGTGGCCCAGGTCTTCGGCATCCACCTCGGTGTCACCGACTATCTGCTGATCGCCTTCGTCTCGGTGGTCGGCTCGGCCGCCACCGCCGGCCTGACCGGCGCGATCGTGATGCTCACCCTGACCCTGGGCACGCTCGGCCTGCCGCTGGCCGGGGCCGGCCTGCTGCTCGCCATCGACCCGATCGTGGACATGATCCGGACCGCGACCAACGTGGCCGGGCAGGCGCTGGTGCCGACCCTCGTCGCCGCCCGGGAGGGCACCCTGGACCGGGACGCCTACGACTCCGCCGGCCGGCGGGAGCCCGTCGACGCCCCGACCGACCCCGCCCACCCCACCCGGTCGACCGTCGACCGCCCTGCCGACGACCTCGCTCCCGCCCCGGCCTGACCTGGTTGCAGGGGACCCTTCCTACCGCTTTTTGCGTAGCAGGGGTCCCCTGCAACCACCACACCCCGTGGCGGGCAACCCATCCCCCGAGAGGAACCGAGTTGAGCGTTCTCTTCACCCCCCTGCCACTGCGCGGGGTGACCCTGCCCAACCGGGTCGCCCTGGCGCCGATGTGCCAGTACCGCGCCGACGCCGACGGGCGGCCGGACGACTGGCACCGGGTACACCTCGGGGCCCGTGCCGTGGGTGGCGCGGGCCTGGTGCTGACCGAGGCCACCGCCGTGGTGCCGGAGGGCCGGATCAGCCCGCAGGACACCGGTCTCTGGTCCGGCGCGCAGGTCGACGCGTGGCGGCCGATCACCGCGTTCGTCACCGCGCAGGGCTCGGTGCCGGCCGTCCAGTTGGCGCACGCCGGGTTCAAGGCGTCCACGTACCGGCCCTGGGCGGCGCAACGCGGCGGCGTCCCGGACGACGAGGGCGGCTGGCCGCCGGTCGGCCCCGGCACGGAGCCCTTCGGGCCCGGGTACCGGACCCCCACCGCCCTGGAAACCGCCGGTGTCGCGGCGGTCGTCGAGGCGTTCGGCGCGGCGGCGGCGCGGGCGGTGGACGCCGGGTTCGCCGCCGTGGAGATCCACGCCGCCCACGGGTACCTGCTGCACGAGTTCCTCTCCCCGCTGACCAACCACCGCACCGACGGCTACGGCGGCGACCGGGCCGGCCGGACGCGGCTCACCCTCGAGGTGGCCCGGGCGGTACGCGCGGCGGTCGGCGCCGACGTCCCGGTGCTGGCCCGAATTTCCGCCACCGACTGGGTCGACGGGGGCTGGACGGCCGAGGACAGCGTGGCGCTGGCCGGGGAACTGGCCACGGCCGGGGTGGACCTGGTCGACTGCTCGTCGGGTGGGGCCACGTCCGATGCCCGGATTCCGGTCGGTCCGGGCTACCAGGTGCCGCTGGCCGCCCAGGTCCGCCGCGAGGCGAACGTGCCCACCGGTGCGGTCGGGCTGATCGTCGAACCGGAGCAGGCGGAGCGGATCGTCGCCGCCGGCGAGGCCGACCTGGTGCTGCTCGGTCGGGAGCTGCTGCGTGACCCGTACTGGCCGCGCCGGGCGGCGGCGAAGCTCGGGGCCTACCCCGCCTGGCCCGACCCGTACGCCCGCGCCTTCTGACCACCCGGCCCCAGCCGCGCCGCCCCGGCATCGCCCTTCTTCAGGTTCGCCGGTGCGGCCTCGCCGGGCGCCGTGCCCGGCCGACGGCGGCGGCAGGCCGCCAGCAGGCCGGGTACGGCACCACCCGGTACGCGGTGCCGGTCAGCAGCAGGTGCCGGTGGCTCCGACGGTGGCGGGGGTGCAGCAGGCGCTCTCGGTGGCCTTCTCCAGGTGGTCGGAGTCGGCCTTGACGGTGTAGACCTCCCAGGGTTCGTTGCCGGGGCCGCGTACCCAGACCTTGTCCTGGAGGGCGTAGCAGCACTCGGTGCTGTTCTCCTCCAGGGTGATCAGGCCGGATTCGGTGAGACGCTGGGTGGCGGCGTCGACCTCGTCGGTGCTGAACACCTCAACGCCCAGGTGGTCCAGCACGGTCGGCTGGTCGGGCTCGCCCTCCAGGAGCACGAGCTTCAACGGTGGATTCTCGACGGCGAAGTTGGCGTAGCCGGGGCGGCGCTTGGCCGGTTCGACGCCGAACAGCTTGGAGTAGAAGGCCACGGAGCCTTCGAGGTCGGACACCCGCAGAGCGAGCTGGACACGGGACATGGTTCTCCTCCTGAGGGTCCTTGCCTAGATGCTTTTCGAAGCAGGACCCACGTTGCCCCCTGTTTCGAGATCTGTCAACCTAGACACATGTCGAAACAAGCTCTGCCGGTGGTCGACCTGTACACCGTGGCCTGCTGCGCCCCGATCGCGGTCCGCCCGATGGACGCCGACCAGGCAGCCGTGGTCGCCCCGATGTTCAAAGCCCTGGGCGACCCGATCCGGCTACGACTGATGTCGATGATCGCCTCCGTGCCGGAGATCTGCGTCTGCGACCTGACCCCCGCGTTCGACCTGTCCGGACCGACCATCTCGCACCACCTGAAGGTGCTGCGCGACGCGGGCCTGGTCGACTCCGAACGACGCGGCACCTGGGTCTGGTACCGGGTCCGCCCGGAAGCCTTCCGCCAACTCGGCGCGCTGCTGGACATCCCCACCGCATCCACACCGGCCACCGCGTGAACCTCGCCCTGACCCGGCGGGCGTCCGCGGAGTTCACCGGCACCGCCCTGCTGGTCGCCGCCGTCGTCGGCTCCGGAATCGCCGCCTCCCGGCTCTCCCCGACCGACGCCGGACTCCAACTCCTGGAGAACGCGATCGCCACCGCCCTCGCCCTGGGCGCGCTGATCCTGACGTTCGGCCCGGTGTCCGGCGCGCACTTCAATCCGGTCGTCTCCGCCGTCGACTGGTGGCTCGGCCGCCGCGCCGGCACCGGCCTCACCGCCCGGGACCTCGCCGCCTACGTACCCGCGCAGATCTCCGGAGCCATCACCGGAGCGATACTGGCGGACCTCATGTTCGGACTACCGGCCGTCACCTGGTCCCGCACCAACCGGACCGGCGGGAACCTGTGGCTGGCCGAGATCGTCGCCACCGCCGGCCTGATCCTGCTGGTCTTCGCCCTCGCCCGAACCGGCCGCACCACCGCTGCCCCGGCCGCCGTGGGCGCCTACATCGGCGCGGCCTACTGGTTCACCTCGTCGACCTCGTTCGCCAACCCCGCCGTCACCATCGGCCGTACGTTCACCGACACCTTCGCCGGCATCGCCCCCACCAGCCTGCCCGGCTTCGTCGCCGCCCAGCTCGCCGGCGGCCTGGTCGCCGTCGCCGGCCTCGCCGCCTGGTACCCCCACGCCGGGCACGCCGCCGACGCCGTGGTCGTACCCCACCCCTCCCGAGAGAGCGAAACCCGATGACCACCAAGCCCAGCGTCCTGTTCGTCTGCGTCCACAACGCCGGCCGCTCCCAGATGGCCGCTGCCTGGCTGCGCCACCTCGCCGGCGACACCATCGAGGTCCGCTCCGCCGGCAGCGCGCCCGCCGACCAGATCAACCCCGCCGCCGTCGACGCCATGCGGGAGGTCGGCATCGACATCACCGACCAGACCCCGAACCGACTCACCTGGGACACCGCCGAAACCAGCGACGTCATCATCACCATGGGCTGCGGCGACGCCTGCCCCGTCTTCCCCGGCAAACGCTACGAGGACTGGACACTCACCGACCCCGCCGGCCAACCCCTCCACGTCGTCCGCCAGGTCCGCGACGACATCAAGACCCGGGTCACCGACCTGCTCACCAGCATCAACCGGAACGGCTGACCGTCAGTTCGGCGACTCCACGTGTCACGGCGACCGCCACCGGGTCAGCCGGCCAGGTGGGACCAGCGGTCCGACAGGTCGTTCCAGGCTCCCTGGGCGACCACCTGTCCGCCGACCAGCACCACCACGTGGTCCGCCTGAAGCAGGGCCGCCCGCTTGGACGTCGACCCGACCACCGTCACCCCGGACTTCCGCAGCGCCGCCCAGAGCGCCAGCTCGGTGGTGACGTCCAGGGCGGAGGAGATGTCGTCGGCGATCAGCAGTTCGGTCTGCGGCGCGAGCGCGCGGGCCAGCGCGAGCCGCTGCAACTGTCCGCCGGAGAGCCGGGTGCCCTTGTGCCCGATCAACAGCCCGAGCCCGGCACCGGCCGCTGCCAGGTCGTGGTCGAGCTGCGCGGTGGTCACCGCGCTGGCCGCGTCCACCTCGTGCCCGAGCGTCACGTTGTCGACCACGGTGCCGGAGAGCACCCGGGGCAACTGGCCGACGTAGCCGACCTGGTTGGGGCGGAGGAACAGCTCCGGTTCGGTGACCGGCTCCCCGTTCCAGCTCAGGTCGCCGGTGTGGTGCACGATCCCGGCCAGCGCCCGCAGCAGCGACGACTTCCCGGCGCCGACCGGCCCGACGACCAGCACGAGCTGGCCGCGCTCCACAAGCAGGTCGATGTCGTGGACGGCGACCAGGCCGTCCTCGTGCACCGCCGAGAACCCGGTCAGCGTCAGCCGGCGCAGCGGACGCCGGAGGGCCGGCTCGGGCGCGGGCGCGGTACCGGCGGCCAGGTCGACTCCGGGCACCGCCGCCGAGTACGCGGCGACACCGGTCATCGCCACCGCCCGACGCGTCCACACCCGGGCCGACGGGAAATGGGCGATCAGCGACGCGGTGGTCCAGGCGAACCAGCGGGCCGCGCCGAGCGTGGAGACCGCGACCAGGGTCGCCCCCGCCGACAGCCCGCCGGTGAGGAAGAGCCCCCACGCTCCGATCGGCAGCAGTCCGCTGACCACCGAGGGGGTCGACCGGGACCACACCTGCGCCGAGATCTCCCGGCGCTGCCGGTCGCTGCGGACGGTGTCCAGGACGGACAGGTGGTCCAGCACCGGACCGGTCGCCCCGGCGAGCTTCACCGTGCGGGCCGCCGACAGCGACGACACCAGGGCGGTGGCGAAGGCCGCCCGGGCCGCCACGGTGGCCCGGGCGGAGCGTTCCAGTCGGGGGCCGAACAGCGTCGCGGCGAACGCCGAGACCGCCATCGTGCCGAGGAAGAACAGTCCCGGTACGACGCTGCCGGAGACCACGGTCATCGCGGCCACGACCACCAGGCTGGTGGCGTTGTCCATCACGTTGTCGGCGAGCTGTACCACCCGCTCGGTGTCCCCGCCCTGGGCCACCACCTCGGCCGGGGTGTGCTTGCTGACCCGGCGTGCCCCGGTTTGTCCGTGCACCAGCCGGGCGCTGATCCGCAGGCTCTGCCGGACCCACCACTGTGGGAACCACAGGTTGGTCACGTACGCCACCGGCAGGGTGACCAGGAGCGCGACGACGATGCCCAGGGCCGGCAGCCACACGCCTCCGACGCCGTCGACGAGGTCGGCCCAGAGCCAGGGCAGCACCGAGCCGTCCAGGCCGACCACCGCGACCACCGTGAACATCACCAGGCAGAGCATCCCGTACCGGGAGTCGTTGACGACGAGACGGAGGATCTCCCGCGCCGTCCGGGCCGGCGGGACCGCCGGCAGGGGCGGCGCCTCGACCCTCGCCACGGTCGGCTCGGCCGGTGCCGGACGGTCCACCACGGCCACCGCCGACCGTGGCGCGACGCCAGCCCCACCGCCCGACGCGCCACCGCCGGACACACCACCACCGGACGCGCCCCCCTCGCGGCCCGTCCCCGGGCCATCGCCGTCGTGGCCGCCGCCGGTGGTGACGAGGACCCGGCCGTCCGGATCGGCGTCGATCAGCCCGTCCGGGCCGTCGCCGGTCCCGGCCGACGAGTGGGCGTACGAGCTGGTGTGGCTGGCCGCCAGCAGCCGGGCGAAGTTCTCCGACTCGCGCAGCGGACCAGCCTCGACCACCGTGCCGTCGGCCAGCACCACCACCTCGTCGCAGCGTCGCACCGAGGAGAGCCGGTGCGCGATGACGATGCCGATCCGGTCGGCGAGCAGGCGTTCGGTGGCCCGCTGCACCCGCGCCTCGGTGACCGGGTCCAACCGGGCGGTCGCCTCGTCGAGGATCACCACCCGGGGGTCGCGGACCAGGATCCGGGCGAACGCGACGAGCTGCTCCTGACCGGCGGAGAGGACGTAGCCGCCCTCGCCCAACCGGGTGTCCACCCCGTCGGGCAGCTCCGCCACCCACTCGTCCAGCCCCAGCTCGCGCAGGGCATCAGCGGCGTCGTCGAGTAGCTCCGGGTCGAAGAGCGCAACGTTCTCGGCGAGGGTGCCGGCGAGGATCTCGGTGCGCTGGGGCACCACGGCGACGAACCGGCGCAGCTCCTCGAGGTCCAGGTCGAGCAGGTCCGTGCCGGCGAGGAAGACCGCCCGAGGGGGCAGCTCGACGGCGCGGGAGAGCACCTTGGCCAGGGTCGACTTGCCCGACCCGGTCCGCCCGACCACCGCGTACGAGCGGCCGGGCGCGAAGGTGAGGTGCACGTCCCGTAGGGCGGGGCCGCGCCCGCTGTCGCTGGTGGGGTACCGGAAGGTCAGCCCCCGGATCTCCAGCCGCCCGGGCACCGGTGACCGGCCGCCGGTCGGTTCCTGCCGGGCGTCGGCGAGCAGCAGCACCCGGGCCCACGCACCGAGAGCGGCCTGGAGTTGCGGGACCATCCGGGTCAGGTGCTCGACGGTGCCGCCGAACGCGAGCACGAGCAGCCAGATCGCGGTCAGCCGGGCGCCGTCGACGCGGCCGGTGACCAGCGCCCACCCACCGGCGAGGACCACCGCGCCGATACCGAACCGGGTGACCACAGTGGCGACGGTGCTGACCTCGGCGGTGAGTTTCCACACCCGCTTCCCCCGGTGCAGCACCTCGGCCGTGCGCTGGGCGAACAGCCGCAGCACGTACGGGCGGGCCAGGGTGGTCCGGACGTCGTCCTGGCCGTGGATGGCTTCCTCCATCACCGCGGCCATGTCCGACCAGGCCTCCTCCTCGGCCATCCGGGCCGGGGCGATCCGGCTGGTCGGACCGCCCAGCAGGAGCAGCAGCAGCCCGGACAGCAGCAGCATGCCGAGCCCGGCCGGCCACCAGACCAGCAGGGCGACCACGGTGGAGATCACTCCGGTGGCCAGCGCCTGGGTGAGCCGGACGCCGACGTGGCGCACCTCCGCGCCCACCTGGTAGACGTCGTTGTCGATACGGTCGAGCAGCTCGCCGACCGGGGTGTTCTCCAGGGTGGGCAGGTCCTGGCCGAAGGCGACCCGGCACAGTCGTCGCCGCACGTCGGCCGTCCAGTCGGCGGTCAGCCCCGCCATCACCAGGTTGATCACAAGGTCGGCGACGACGGCGGCGACCAGCGCCACCGCCAGGAGCACGAAGAGCAGCCCGGAGCGGTGCAGCAGCACCGGTCCGGCCAGGGCCGCGGCGGCGGCCTGACCGGCGGAGCCGAGCAGAATCAGAACGGCCACGAACGTCACCCGGCGTGGCGAGGTGACCCACAGATCGCGGAGCAGACGCATGGAAGAAGATCCTCCGGTCGTGGGTGGCGGAAGGTCCAGCCTCTCCGGCAACGCGCCACGACTCAACGTATTTACGCCACCCCGGCGGGCTGGCTCAGAACAGCACGGTGGCCAGGGTGCCGACGGGCCGGAAGCCGCACCGCTGGTACACGCGGCGGGCGGGCAGGTTGAAGTCGTTGACGTACAGGCTCACCGTCGGCGCGACCCGCAGCAGGGCGTCCCGCACCACGGCCGCCATCGCCGCCACGGCGATCCCCCGTCCCCGCCACTCCGGGGCGACCCAGACTCCCTGGACCTGGGCGGTGCGCCGGGTCACCACCGCTAGTTCGGCCTTGAACACCACCCGGCCGTCGACGAACCGGGCGTACGCCCGCCCGGCACGGACCAGTTCGGTGACCCGCCGACGGTAGCTGCGGCCCCCGTCGTCCACCAGCGGCGACACCCCGACCTCCTCGGTGTACATCGCCACCGCCGCCGGGAAGAGCGTGTCGACCTCACCGACGCGGACCTGCCGCACCTCCCGATCGACCGGTACGGCGGGCAGCGCGTCCGTGGCCAGCAGGGGTTGGTTCGGGCGGACGTCGCGGGCCGGCCCCCAGGCCACGGAGAGCCGCTCCCAGAGTCCGAGGACGGCGTCCGCGCGCCCGACGATCGAGGAGCAGATCCGTTCCTCGCCGCCGAGCAGGTCGGCGAAGGCGGCGACGGCCTCCTGGTCGGCCAGCACCGGGGTGAGGTTGCCGCCCAGCCAGCAGATCGACTCGACGTGGCGGCGCGGTCCGTACCCGAGGACCCGCCCCTCCGCCCGCCACCAGGCCAGTCCGCGCGCGGCGACCCGTTCCGCCACCTGCGCCCCCGCGTAGGGGTCGCGGTCGAGCAGCCGCTCCACCGCACGGCGCTCCGACTCGCCCAACTGCCGTACCGGCACCGTCAGCACGGATACCAGCCTGCCAGATGCACCCGTCGTCGCGCCGGGCGAGTGGCGAGCCCGCCGCGACGTCCACCGACCCGGCGACGGATGGTCACCGGGTCGGTGTGTAGACGTTCGTGGTTCAGTGGACGGTGACCGTCGCACCGCCGACCAGTTCGCGCAGGTCGTCGGGGAGTTCCGCGCCCATCTCGTCGGCGATCCGCAGTGCCTCCTCGATCAGCGTCTCCACGATCTGCGCCTCGGGCACCGTCTTGACGACCTTGCCCTTGACGAAGATCTGGCCCTTGCCGTTGCCGGAGGCGACGCCGAGGTCGGCCTCGCGCGCCTCGCCCGGACCGTTGACGACGCAGCCCATCACGGCCACCCGCAGCGGCACCGGCAGCCCCTCCAGGCCGGCGGTGACCTCCTCGGCGAGCTTGTAGACGTCGACCTGCGCCCGCCCGCAGGACGGGCAGGAGACGATCTCCAGGCCGCGCTCACGCAGGCCGAGCGACTCCAGGATCTGGTTGCCGACCTTGATCTCCTCGACCGGCGGGGCGGAGAGCGAGACCCGGATGGTGTCGCCGATGCCCTCGGCGAGCAGCGCGCCGAACGCCACGGCCGACTTGATGGTGCCCTGGAAGGCGGGGCCGGCCTCGGTGACGCCCAGGTGCAGCGGGTAGTCGCAGCGCTCGGCGAGCTGCCGGTACGCCCGGATCATCACCACCGGGTCGTTGTGCTTCACCGAGATCTTGATGTCCCGGAAGCCGTGCTCCTCGAAGAGCGAGCACTCCCAGAGCGCCGACTCGACCAGCGCCTCGGCGGTGGCCTTGCCGTACTTGGCGAGGAGTCGCTTGTCCAGCGAGCCGGCGTTCACGCCGATCCGGATCGGCACGCCCGCCCCGGAGGCCGCCGCGGCGATCTCCTTGACCTTGTCGTCGAACTGCCGGATGTTGCCCGGGTTGACCCGGACGGCGGCGCAGCCGGCGTCGATCGCGGCGAAGACGTACTTCGGCTGGAAGTGGATGTCGGCGATCACCGGGATCTGCGACTTCTTGGCGATGGCCGGCAGCGCCTCGACGTCGTCCTGGCTGGGCACGGCCACCCGGACGATCTGGCAGCCGGACGCGGTCAGCTCGGCGATCTGCTGCAACGTGGCGTTGACGTCGGCGGTGAGGGTGGTGGTCATCGACTGTACGGAGACCGGCGCGCCGCCGCCGACGGGCACCGGGCCGACCATGATCTGCCGGCTGGTGCGGCGGGGGGCCAGGGCCGGGGGCGGCACGGCGGGCATACCGAGACTGACAGCGGTCACTTCAGATACTCACCTTGAGAAGAGCGTGATCGGGTTGACGACGTCCGCCGTGATGGTCAGCAGCGTGAACGCGCCGCCGACCAGGATCACCGCGTACGTGAGCGGCATGAGCTTGAGGTAGTCGACGCGGCCGGGGTCGGCCTTGCCGAACCGGGCGTAGAGCCAGGACCGGGCGCGTTCGAACCAGGCGATGGCGATGTGTCCGCCGTCCAGCGGCAGCAGCGGCAACAGGTTGAACACGCCGATGAAGAAGTTCAGCGAGATGAAGAGCAGGAGGAAAACCTCCGGGGCGTCGTTGGCGAGCGCCTCGCCGCCGAGCCGGCTCGCGCCGACCACGCTGATCGGGGTGTCCATGTCCCGCTCGCCGCCGGTGATCGCGTCCCAGAGGGCGGGCACCTTCTGCGGGATGCGCTTCATCGCCTCGTACGTGCCGACGGCCATGTTGCCGGTGTACTCGGCGGTCGCCCCGAAGGCGTCGACCGGGCTGTAGGTGACCATCTGCGGGGTGGTCAGCCGTAGGCCGATGCCGAGCGCGGCGGCCGGCCCGACCGGGCCGTCCGGGTCGTCCAGCGGGGGCCGCTGGGTGGTGGCGAGGGTGGCGGTGGTGGTGGCCGGCTGACCGTCGCGGACGTACCCGATCTCGGCGGTGCTGCCCGGCGCGGCGGCGCGCAGCGCGACGAGCAGGTCGCCGTAGTTGCCGATGGAGGTGCCGTTGAGGGAGGTGATCCGGTCGCCGCTGCGCATTTGGGCCTGCGCGGCCGGGCTGGCCGGATCGGCGGGGGTGCACTCGCGTGCGACGTTCTCCGGCACCACACACTCGCCGAGCGCGATCACCGCCGGCTCCTTGCGGACCTGCTCGTCGTTGGTCGGGAGGTCCGGGTTGGGCAGGCCCATGGAGACGGCGGCGAACCAGACCCCGATGATGGCGAGCGCGAAGTGGGTGATCGAGCCGGCGGACATCACGATGGTCCGCTTCCAGACCGGGTACCGCCACATGGCGCGCGGCTGGTCGGCCTCCTCGACGTCGTCGTCCTGCGGGGTCATCCCGACGATCTTGCAGAAGCCGCCGAGCGGGATGCCCTTGATGCCGTACTCGGTCTCGCCCCGCTTGAACGACCAGAGGGTGGGACCGAACCCGACGAAGTAACGGGTGACCTTCATCCCGAACGCCTTGGCGGTGAGCAGGTGCCCCGCCTCGTGCAGGCTGACCGAGATGAGGATGACCAGGGCGAAGAGCACCACCCCGAGCAGGTTCGCCATCAAGCTCCCTTCACCGACGCCGAGATGATCTCCTGCGCGTGCGCGCGGGCCCAGGACTCCGCGGCGAGCACGTCCTCGACGGTACCTGGTTCGTCGAAGTCGGGAGCGGTCTCCAGCACCCGTTCGAGGGTGTCGACGATGCCCAGGAAGGGCAGTCGACCGGCGACGAAGGCGGCCACGCACTCCTCGTTCGCCGCGTTGTAGACGGCCGGCCGGCACCGGCCCGCCTCGCCGGCCGCCTTGGCCAGCCGGACCGCCGGGAAGGCGTCGTCGTCGAGCGGGAAGAACTCCCAGGTGTGGGCGGTCGTCCAGTCGACGGCCGACGCGGCCTCCGGCACCCGGTCCGGCCAGCCGATGCCGAGCGCGATCGGCAGCCGCATGTCCGGCGGGCTGGCCTGGGCGATCGTCGAGCCGTCGACGAACTCGACCATCGAGTGGATCACCGACTGCGGGTGCACCATCACGGTGATGTCGGCGTACGGCACGTCGAACAACTCGTGCGCCTCGATCACCTCAAGCGCCTTGTTGACCATGGTGGCCGAGTTGATCGTCACCACCGGCCCCATGTTCCAGGTCGGGTGGGCGAGCGCCTGCTCGGGGGTGACCTGCGTCAACTCGTCCCGCCGCCGGCCGCGGAACGGGCCGCCGCTGGCGGTGACGATGAGCCGTCGCACCTCGCCCCGCGTCCCGGACCGCAGGCACTGGGCCAGCGCCGAGTGCTCGGAATCCACCGGAACGATCTGCCCCGGCCGCGTCACCGCGGCCTTCACCAGGGGGCCGCCGGCAACCAGGGACTCCTTGTTGGCCAGGGCGAGCGTACGCCCGGCGCGCAGCGCGGCCAGGGTCGGCGCGAGCCCGAGCGAACCCACCACCCCGTTGAGTACGACGTCACAGGGCCACTCGGCCAGCTCGGTCATCGCGTCCGGCCCGGCGACGATCTTCGGCAACCGGAAGTCGCCGGTGGCCCAGCCGCGCCGACTCGCCTCGGTGTAGAACGCGAGTTGGAGGTCCTGCGCGGCGGACGCCTTGGCCACCCCGACCGCCTCGACGCCCAGTTCGAGGGCCTGGGCGGCGAGCAGCTCGACGTTGCCGCCACCGGCCCCGAGCGCGACCACCCGGAACCGGTCCGGGTTACGCCGCACGATGTCGATGGCCTGGGTGCCGATCGACCCGGTGGAACCGAGCAGGACGACCTTTCGGGGCGAAGTCACCCGTTCATTCTTCCCCACCACCCGATCGGGCCCCGAACAGCCCACCCCCGCACCCCGCCACCTGGGTCGTGCTCCTAGTTACCGGGCGGGG
The nucleotide sequence above comes from Micromonospora pallida. Encoded proteins:
- a CDS encoding DUF4081 domain-containing GNAT family N-acetyltransferase — translated: MLTVPVRQLGESERRAVERLLDRDPYAGAQVAERVAARGLAWWRAEGRVLGYGPRRHVESICWLGGNLTPVLADQEAVAAFADLLGGEERICSSIVGRADAVLGLWERLSVAWGPARDVRPNQPLLATDALPAVPVDREVRQVRVGEVDTLFPAAVAMYTEEVGVSPLVDDGGRSYRRRVTELVRAGRAYARFVDGRVVFKAELAVVTRRTAQVQGVWVAPEWRGRGIAVAAMAAVVRDALLRVAPTVSLYVNDFNLPARRVYQRCGFRPVGTLATVLF
- a CDS encoding ArsI/CadI family heavy metal resistance metalloenzyme encodes the protein MSRVQLALRVSDLEGSVAFYSKLFGVEPAKRRPGYANFAVENPPLKLVLLEGEPDQPTVLDHLGVEVFSTDEVDAATQRLTESGLITLEENSTECCYALQDKVWVRGPGNEPWEVYTVKADSDHLEKATESACCTPATVGATGTCC
- a CDS encoding aquaporin; the protein is MNLALTRRASAEFTGTALLVAAVVGSGIAASRLSPTDAGLQLLENAIATALALGALILTFGPVSGAHFNPVVSAVDWWLGRRAGTGLTARDLAAYVPAQISGAITGAILADLMFGLPAVTWSRTNRTGGNLWLAEIVATAGLILLVFALARTGRTTAAPAAVGAYIGAAYWFTSSTSFANPAVTIGRTFTDTFAGIAPTSLPGFVAAQLAGGLVAVAGLAAWYPHAGHAADAVVVPHPSRESETR
- a CDS encoding ArsR/SmtB family transcription factor, encoding MSKQALPVVDLYTVACCAPIAVRPMDADQAAVVAPMFKALGDPIRLRLMSMIASVPEICVCDLTPAFDLSGPTISHHLKVLRDAGLVDSERRGTWVWYRVRPEAFRQLGALLDIPTASTPATA
- a CDS encoding arsenate reductase ArsC; protein product: MTTKPSVLFVCVHNAGRSQMAAAWLRHLAGDTIEVRSAGSAPADQINPAAVDAMREVGIDITDQTPNRLTWDTAETSDVIITMGCGDACPVFPGKRYEDWTLTDPAGQPLHVVRQVRDDIKTRVTDLLTSINRNG
- a CDS encoding ATP-binding cassette domain-containing protein codes for the protein MRLLRDLWVTSPRRVTFVAVLILLGSAGQAAAAALAGPVLLHRSGLLFVLLAVALVAAVVADLVINLVMAGLTADWTADVRRRLCRVAFGQDLPTLENTPVGELLDRIDNDVYQVGAEVRHVGVRLTQALATGVISTVVALLVWWPAGLGMLLLSGLLLLLLGGPTSRIAPARMAEEEAWSDMAAVMEEAIHGQDDVRTTLARPYVLRLFAQRTAEVLHRGKRVWKLTAEVSTVATVVTRFGIGAVVLAGGWALVTGRVDGARLTAIWLLVLAFGGTVEHLTRMVPQLQAALGAWARVLLLADARQEPTGGRSPVPGRLEIRGLTFRYPTSDSGRGPALRDVHLTFAPGRSYAVVGRTGSGKSTLAKVLSRAVELPPRAVFLAGTDLLDLDLEELRRFVAVVPQRTEILAGTLAENVALFDPELLDDAADALRELGLDEWVAELPDGVDTRLGEGGYVLSAGQEQLVAFARILVRDPRVVILDEATARLDPVTEARVQRATERLLADRIGIVIAHRLSSVRRCDEVVVLADGTVVEAGPLRESENFARLLAASHTSSYAHSSAGTGDGPDGLIDADPDGRVLVTTGGGHDGDGPGTGREGGASGGGVSGGGASGGGAGVAPRSAVAVVDRPAPAEPTVARVEAPPLPAVPPARTAREILRLVVNDSRYGMLCLVMFTVVAVVGLDGSVLPWLWADLVDGVGGVWLPALGIVVALLVTLPVAYVTNLWFPQWWVRQSLRISARLVHGQTGARRVSKHTPAEVVAQGGDTERVVQLADNVMDNATSLVVVAAMTVVSGSVVPGLFFLGTMAVSAFAATLFGPRLERSARATVAARAAFATALVSSLSAARTVKLAGATGPVLDHLSVLDTVRSDRQRREISAQVWSRSTPSVVSGLLPIGAWGLFLTGGLSAGATLVAVSTLGAARWFAWTTASLIAHFPSARVWTRRAVAMTGVAAYSAAVPGVDLAAGTAPAPEPALRRPLRRLTLTGFSAVHEDGLVAVHDIDLLVERGQLVLVVGPVGAGKSSLLRALAGIVHHTGDLSWNGEPVTEPELFLRPNQVGYVGQLPRVLSGTVVDNVTLGHEVDAASAVTTAQLDHDLAAAGAGLGLLIGHKGTRLSGGQLQRLALARALAPQTELLIADDISSALDVTTELALWAALRKSGVTVVGSTSKRAALLQADHVVVLVGGQVVAQGAWNDLSDRWSHLAG
- a CDS encoding NADH:flavin oxidoreductase/NADH oxidase produces the protein MSVLFTPLPLRGVTLPNRVALAPMCQYRADADGRPDDWHRVHLGARAVGGAGLVLTEATAVVPEGRISPQDTGLWSGAQVDAWRPITAFVTAQGSVPAVQLAHAGFKASTYRPWAAQRGGVPDDEGGWPPVGPGTEPFGPGYRTPTALETAGVAAVVEAFGAAAARAVDAGFAAVEIHAAHGYLLHEFLSPLTNHRTDGYGGDRAGRTRLTLEVARAVRAAVGADVPVLARISATDWVDGGWTAEDSVALAGELATAGVDLVDCSSGGATSDARIPVGPGYQVPLAAQVRREANVPTGAVGLIVEPEQAERIVAAGEADLVLLGRELLRDPYWPRRAAAKLGAYPAWPDPYARAF
- the ispG gene encoding flavodoxin-dependent (E)-4-hydroxy-3-methylbut-2-enyl-diphosphate synthase; this translates as MTAVSLGMPAVPPPALAPRRTSRQIMVGPVPVGGGAPVSVQSMTTTLTADVNATLQQIAELTASGCQIVRVAVPSQDDVEALPAIAKKSQIPVIADIHFQPKYVFAAIDAGCAAVRVNPGNIRQFDDKVKEIAAAASGAGVPIRIGVNAGSLDKRLLAKYGKATAEALVESALWECSLFEEHGFRDIKISVKHNDPVVMIRAYRQLAERCDYPLHLGVTEAGPAFQGTIKSAVAFGALLAEGIGDTIRVSLSAPPVEEIKVGNQILESLGLRERGLEIVSCPSCGRAQVDVYKLAEEVTAGLEGLPVPLRVAVMGCVVNGPGEAREADLGVASGNGKGQIFVKGKVVKTVPEAQIVETLIEEALRIADEMGAELPDDLRELVGGATVTVH